One Senegalia massiliensis DNA window includes the following coding sequences:
- a CDS encoding deoxyguanosinetriphosphate triphosphohydrolase has protein sequence MKLREKSQMLEQEILSPKATLSMDSKGREREEKECDIRTVFQRDRDRITHSKAFRRLKHKTQVFLSPEGDHYRTRLTHTLEVSQIIRTISRALSLNEDLSEAIALGHDLGHTPFGHTGERVLNRLNPKGFNHNEQSLRVVSFLETRKRDEKGLNLTYEVKDGILNHTGELKANTLEGQLLKYCDRIAYINHDIDDAMRAGILGKEDLPKDCIDILGETHGERINTMIVDVIQNSMNNDFIKMSKQIELYTNKLREFMFEMVYLNKKAKKEEGKAEYIIEQLYKYYIKDPKKIPLEFRENIGDKEDIVSDYIAGMTDRYAIKTFNNIFVPSPWHK, from the coding sequence ATGAAATTAAGAGAAAAAAGTCAAATGTTAGAACAAGAAATTTTATCTCCTAAAGCTACTTTAAGCATGGACTCAAAAGGTAGAGAACGAGAGGAAAAAGAATGTGACATTAGAACAGTATTTCAAAGAGATCGTGATAGAATAACTCACTCAAAAGCTTTTAGACGATTAAAACATAAAACTCAAGTTTTTTTATCACCTGAAGGAGATCATTATAGAACAAGACTCACACATACCCTTGAAGTTTCACAAATAATAAGAACAATTTCAAGAGCTTTAAGCCTAAATGAAGATCTATCAGAAGCAATAGCTTTAGGTCATGATTTAGGTCATACTCCATTTGGACATACAGGTGAAAGGGTATTAAATAGATTGAATCCAAAGGGGTTTAACCATAACGAACAGAGTCTTAGGGTTGTTTCATTTTTGGAAACAAGAAAAAGAGATGAAAAAGGATTGAATTTGACCTATGAAGTTAAAGATGGAATATTGAATCATACAGGTGAATTGAAAGCTAACACATTAGAAGGACAATTATTGAAATACTGCGATAGAATAGCATATATAAATCATGACATTGATGATGCTATGAGAGCAGGAATATTAGGCAAAGAAGATTTACCTAAAGATTGTATTGACATATTAGGTGAAACACATGGTGAAAGAATAAATACTATGATTGTAGATGTAATCCAAAATAGTATGAATAATGATTTTATAAAAATGAGTAAACAAATAGAGCTTTATACAAATAAATTACGTGAATTTATGTTTGAAATGGTATATTTAAATAAAAAGGCTAAAAAAGAAGAAGGAAAAGCAGAATATATAATTGAACAATTATATAAATATTATATTAAAGATCCCAAAAAAATTCCTTTAGAATTCAGAGAAAATATAGGAGACAAAGAAGATATAGTTTCAGATTATATAGCT
- a CDS encoding pyruvate, water dikinase regulatory protein has translation MEKSMVTYVLSDSIGETAEEVAEAAISQFNSGNFEMRRFPYITEKEQVIEILEEAKEENSIILFTIVVEELRRFLIEKSHEYNIKAVDIMEPILNAIESVVAIKPKREPGLIRKLDENYFQKVAAVEFAVKYDDGKDARGIKKADIVLIGVSRTSKTPLSMYLAHKNMKVANIPLLPEVKAPKELYEINPKKIIGLTANPIKLNEIRQERLKSLGLNNTASYASMERILREIEYAEELMKDLGCQIIDVSNKAVEETAGVILELLRENNND, from the coding sequence ATGGAGAAATCAATGGTAACATACGTATTATCTGACTCTATTGGTGAAACAGCAGAAGAAGTTGCAGAAGCAGCAATAAGTCAATTTAATTCTGGTAATTTTGAAATGAGAAGATTTCCATATATAACTGAAAAAGAACAAGTAATAGAGATTTTAGAAGAAGCAAAAGAAGAAAATAGTATAATATTATTTACTATAGTAGTAGAAGAACTAAGAAGGTTTTTAATAGAAAAATCTCATGAATATAATATAAAAGCAGTTGATATAATGGAACCTATACTAAATGCAATAGAATCTGTAGTGGCAATAAAACCAAAAAGAGAACCAGGATTAATAAGGAAATTAGACGAAAATTATTTTCAAAAAGTAGCAGCAGTAGAATTTGCAGTTAAATATGATGATGGAAAAGATGCAAGAGGTATTAAAAAAGCTGATATAGTTTTAATAGGGGTTTCTAGAACTTCTAAAACTCCTTTAAGTATGTATTTAGCACATAAAAATATGAAAGTTGCAAATATTCCTCTATTACCTGAAGTAAAAGCTCCAAAAGAGTTATATGAAATAAATCCAAAGAAAATAATAGGTTTGACAGCAAATCCAATTAAGTTAAATGAAATTAGACAAGAAAGATTAAAATCTTTAGGTTTAAATAATACAGCTAGTTACGCTAGTATGGAAAGAATATTAAGAGAAATTGAATATGCTGAAGAATTAATGAAAGATTTAGGTTGTCAAATCATAGATGTATCAAATAAAGCAGTAGAAGAAACAGCGGGAGTTATATTAGAATTATTAAGAGAAAATAATAATGATTAA
- a CDS encoding helix-turn-helix transcriptional regulator codes for MKLSDRQEKIIEIVKENEPITSEAIAKRLKLTRATLRPDLSILTMSGILDARPKVGYFYSGKSDINIFRDKIESIKVGEIKSLPTVVDEETSVYDAIVTLFIDDVGSIFVTSDGYLTGIISRKDLLKSAIGGVDIEKVPVAVIMSRMPNIVYLEEKESVLEAAVKIIEHEFDSLPIVEINTDSTEDKKFKVVGKISKTNITKLFVDLGIEN; via the coding sequence ATAAAACTTTCAGATAGGCAAGAAAAGATAATTGAAATTGTAAAAGAGAACGAACCTATAACTAGTGAAGCTATTGCTAAAAGGTTGAAACTAACCAGAGCTACATTAAGACCAGATTTATCTATTCTTACTATGAGTGGAATACTTGATGCAAGACCTAAAGTTGGATATTTTTATTCAGGTAAGTCAGATATAAATATATTTCGAGACAAAATAGAATCTATAAAAGTAGGAGAAATTAAATCTTTACCAACTGTAGTTGATGAAGAGACATCTGTATATGACGCTATAGTAACTCTTTTTATAGATGATGTAGGGAGTATATTTGTTACCTCAGATGGATATCTAACTGGTATAATATCCAGAAAAGATCTACTTAAAAGTGCTATTGGTGGTGTTGATATAGAAAAGGTACCAGTTGCTGTAATAATGAGTAGGATGCCTAATATAGTATATTTAGAAGAAAAGGAATCAGTTCTTGAAGCAGCAGTGAAAATTATTGAGCATGAATTTGATAGTCTTCCAATTGTAGAAATAAATACAGATAGTACAGAGGATAAAAAGTTTAAAGTTGTAGGTAAAATATCCAAAACAAATATAACTAAATTATTTGTAGATTTAGGGATAGAAAATTAA